Below is a window of Arabidopsis thaliana chromosome 2, partial sequence DNA.
AAAGGGGTTCAAAAGAAAAGGCTCAATTAGACAGCCAGCCAGCCATCCACCGTTGAAAAAGACTTGTGGCGTAGGGAATGGACGAATGGTTCCAccttcttgattttcttggttATTTCTTACAATTTGTGTCggttataaataaaattcaacgAGAGCCACGATAGATTTGGTgtgatgatatttgaatgATTGAGGTTGAAGGAATGATTGTCATCTTAAGTAATGTGAGACTATTTCAAAGTGGAAGGTTGCTTAGCTGTTGCTTTCTTCGTCCCCAATTCTCTTCCCATGTGGGATCCTCGTGGTCTGGTCACTTGTCATCAACCAAACCCCTCTATGTTTTAGTTATCTTAATTCTAATTCACAttctactatttttattttgtcaacatttccatattcttttgttataGGAACCAAtgtgacaaaaacaaaatatccttgagaatctttttttttttttttggacaaaaccTTGAGAATCTAAGATATAagaaacaatttgttttgctcaaaacaatatatgttGTTGGCAAAAGAATTATTCTCGTTAACTTTAATATCTTATGTAGTCTTTAGTGACTCGGTTTCGTTCAATTCTTCTTATGgaacaaaatcagaaagtcaaaacaaaaccccCTTAATGGGTTATATAGTACGCTGTGATATAATCTGGTTGCGTCATTGATAGTAGTGTACAAATTTACTTTGCTAGTATGTTTATGTCTCTCGTTCTGTCTATCTGAGCTCCGGTTTAGCGGGACGCCAAAATCCCTTCCGACCAACCAAAAACCGGTCCTCGTATATTTTGGTTGACCAATGAAGCGAACCAAGTATGGATTCAAGCTTCATTATTGTTTCCATGTTGTCTTGTACCACAAGATATCCACCTGGTCTCACTATCCGATCTATCTCAGCTACCACTTGTACAATCTCACACCTGAAATTGACCCaaaaaacacatattaaaGGTTAACCACACTATTCGCAATATCAAACCGAGTTTGGTATGACAACTCCGACTTTGGTTAAGCTAACCGTGAACCGAACCAAAACAGTGAATGCCTACTGGCTACTGCTAAAGAACTGAAACTCTATAGATATACAAACTCAGATCTGTTGTTTACCTTTGTGTGAGATCACCTAGGAGGAAACTGGAATGTAACAGATCGTATGTTCTAGGGTAAGTGTTGACGGACTCACACCAATCATGGTAAACTCCGATCAAGCCTCGATCATAAACGACGGAGAGAGTGTCAGGTTTATCCACAGGGACAACATTCATCACCCAGAGTGGTAGATTTATAAGTGCAGCAGCAAAACtataccaaaaagaagaaaagaagaaaaacttgtgTCAAGTTTCAGTTTGGGATAAACCGGATTCTGGTTAAAGTTTCAGAGATTGTAAATGTACCCGCCAAAACCAGCATTCATGTCCATCACATTCCGCACAGTCGACCAGTTTACAGCTAGATGTTTGAGGTAAACATCAGAAACACTTGCTGACCATTTCTCTGTATCTTTCTTCAATGTTTCCGCTTTAACTGAAATGCTTTGCGGTTTAACACTCACAAGCCGTTTAGGCCATAGTTCAGGCCAACTCTGGACATTTCCACTAGGTAACTTGGAAAGGCATTTAGCGAGAGGAACATACCTAAAATTAATCAGAAGGaaatgttacaaaaaataGTGGACATTACTTATATGTGAATGTAAAGCATCATTTTGtgtaatagtttttttacCATGAACCATTTGCTTCCTTTTTATCACAAAGTGGTGGATCTTGTGTGCTGCGTTTATTATAACAGGATTCTGATGTTGGCTTTTGATAGATCACAAGTCCGATTCCAGAGGAATCAACCGTCTTTGTCACGACCTTCCAGCAAATGGATTTAGTAAGAGAAACCATTTCTGCAAAACAGAATTGTAACAGTTAAAACCATAGAGATCAACATCAGTGTTGaatgatcaaataaaaaaaacatgattgtTGCGAACCATTCCAAATTCTGCTATCTCTGTCATTATCTCGATAGACTGGTGTTGCAGACCATATGAAGAAACCTCCTGGCCTAAGTACCCTATTGAGCTCCAACAACGGTTTCCCACCTAACAAATTAAACCATAATGATCATTGGAACCTTGAAGCAAATGGGCTAAGAGGAAAAAGAAtggaacaaaagaaatacCATCAGCATCCCAATGGACTCTGCACCGTGCACAATGTATAAGATCAAATGCATTGCTCGGAAACGTGAGCTGTTGTGTTCCAATAACAGAAAGTGTTGCAGGTATTCCTCGTTCTAACGCAAATTGAATCTGAGCTTCATGTTCATCTTTAGGAGCAAACGACATTGTAATGACATCTTTATCTAATAAAGATCCGCCAAAGCTAGCAACACCACAACCAACATCTAATACAACCCTTATGTTTTTCCCCCATTTGATACTCGGTAACGCCTGTGAATATGAAATGATTTCAACACAAAGATAGATGCTTTCTATTCAAGAAAAACAGGGGAAACAGAGCTAAGAAAGTGCTGACCTTTTCGATGAACTCAACGTAATGAGTAACCCCGAATTTGAATTGAGTACCTCCTCCAGGAAAAACTAGAAATTCACCCTCTTTTTTAACCCAATTTTGTTCCTTCTTGTATTCAACAAGCTTGGGATGAGGAACATTGTCATACCAAATCTGCACATTATAGAGTAAACCACCTATAATACtctaaaaatgtaaactttgaATCTATCAGACTCTAAAGAACGGATCTTTCTCCTTTACTTTCACATACTAAAATGGGTCACTAAACTAAATCATGTATCTTCAGATCAAGCTGATCAAGAGCAGCAACCAAAtcttaccaaaaacaaaaacaggaACTGTCTCTCACCATATCCCGGCTCTTAGGCCACGGAACCGGCGGCTTATAATTATCAGGCAAGGGAAGGAGACATTTAGGACTTGGTTCAGGGCAATGACGTTCTCGATGCTCCATATGTCTCCTTGATTTGAGCTGCTTGATGGCAGCGTAATTATCAAGACAAGGTATGTAATCAACAGATTCTGCACCTTTACATAGATCCCATTTCAGCTCTCCCACCTCGAGGGAAGTGTTTAGCTTCATCTTCTGTGGAGTTTGATCTGAAGAAACGTCGACGATTCGGTGAGGAATTGGAGATTTTGGGATTGGTGTGTAGTAATCGGTGGTGGAGAGAGAAGGGAAAGGGAATCTGGCGTTATCGGaggtgaagaggaagaaggtgaTGGCGATGAGGAGAGTGGAGAGGAGTAAAACGACGACGTGTTGTACTGATATCGCCATTGGAGACGAAGATCATTAGAGATCAGTGTTACGAGACGCGTTTCAGgtaagaggaagaggaaagtgTGAGCTGAGCTGAGCTCCAAAAGTCGCAACTTTCACATTTCGATTTTGCAGAGAGAGCTTAAGTAATTTTTAATGCGCCGACAGATTAAAAAAGGATTTGTGTCcgaaagaatttttcttttctgattaGTAGTATAAGACAAGATGTTTGATCTTgtaataaatcattttaattatGAATCAATTGCAAGTTAACCATTTATGTATCAGACAGAGGATTTTTAagaatttcatttttggtaaattttctCAATAGAAGATCGCAGTAGTAATTGATGAATATCTGCATCTTCGGAGACATCAGATCTGAATTAAATCTACACACCTATCATTGCCAGATCCAATCAACCTACTTTCCTGAGGTTTAAACTCAAAAGTATGATCATATTGAGCCAAAGTTTTCCTAAGATAATAATGAGTCATGTGGTGGAGCAACATATTCTTGAGCAGTAGTAACATATGCAAagaatcaaatcttttataaaaCCATGAATGTATGATTGATATGTAACCACCCCCTATGGGTAAAATAAAATGCCTCAGAGTCATCAAAAAGCACATAAATCCTCTCGGAGGTTTTTCTACTGCCTTGTCAAAGCTTAAACCAAAATACTGGGACTGTTGAGATTGGGTAGatttaatagaaagaaaaatccgGCAATCTTACTCGATGATTCCGGCACCTGCATCGAGATCCACTTCGCCCATACCAGTgtcctcttcttcgtctccgcTATCTTCATCGCCGCTCATTTCTTCATTGTCAAGACGTAGCTTAGCCATGTGTTCTGTCAGCATCTTTTCATCACGTTCACTCACCTATATTTGACATAGATTATAAACATTAATAGGCGGTTGTGaaccaaattaaacaaaacacaaaagaaaagctCGTTCTTGTGACATGCAACTCGAGACGGTTCAtcacttaaaaaaaactaatttaagaTACTCACAGCTCTAGCCCCCTCCTTAACGACAAGCTTGCCTTTGTGTGTCTCAATTGTCTCAGTGCATGCTGCTATGGCTTTGTTTAGAATTTCAATCCCTTGTTCCTGTTTaatatttgagaaattgagaagatAAAATGGGACAAAACATAGCATTTACACATTTATGGTTTAAGTGAAGACAAATCCGCAGAGCTACATAATTGGCAAACAAAGTTGCAATGTCCAGTGTTTTCTTAAGCATTTACTTTCCTTGCAACTACAGTGTTTTCAAAATTCTGGCAAGTAGCTTTAGTGGATATACAATCTAAACAGAGATCATAAACCTCTTAAAGATAAGTAGGGGAGGATTTCTATAATATACCAATTACCAAACCAAGTAAATCATAGTGCAAGATAGAAGATTGCCTAACCTTGTCAAGTGTCTGAGTAGTAAGGACATACAGAGGTGGAGCAACCAATTTAATCTTAACAGGACAGTCTTCATTTCCAGCGGCTTCAGCATTTTTCATAGCCTCCTGAAATTACAAGCATGGGtgagaaaatcaaatgaaatcaTAATGTATTCATTTCACAAGTTAAAGATAATCTAATAAGAGATACGACCTTAATGTGAACAACTCCATCAAACTGAAAACACTTCAATTCGATATCAGCCCGGATTTTCATTGGTTGTGGTGTCATTCTCCTCCTAATGTTCTTCACAAGTGCATCTTTCACTTCTTCCGTAACAGCAGGTACAACCTTAGTCACCTACAAACAGAAAACTTGTAAGATTAGCACCAAATAAAGTTAGTACTAACCGCTAAAACAATGCCAGAGAACAAAGTATATACCTCTTGCCCATCAGGCCCAACTTCTTTGATCTCACGGGTGAGAGGACCCAACACTGAATCAGGATCCGTCACTAAGATCTTGAAAGcctgaacaaaagaaaattatatatgagaACTAAATAACCATAGAGATACACAATGAATCTCCAATTCACAAAATTCTTACCTCAAAAGCATGACCATGTCGTCGATACAAAGGCCAACCAATGTTCACATACAAGTCCTGCAACATGAAAGCTCAAATCAATTTCTATTCAACGATCACATCACTAAGCTATGATATTTGATAATATCTCTAACAAGCAAAATCCAAATCCAGTAGATAATCCCAGATTTGAACTACGATATTTTACCTCCAAATCAATTGAAAGAGTCTCAGCAACATGGCGCATGATAGAATGAACAAGTTTGCTCTTGTTATACCTCTCTTCACAAGTCTGAATATCTTCCTCGCTGACTCTACGTTTGCTCAGATCAATGTAACCTTTCTCTTTGTCAACACGGAGAACCATGACAGGCTCAATTCTTCCGACCTTAATCAAACTGCTAACACTTCGGATCCGACGACGAGAGAGCTCGGAGAAAAGGATCATGCCTTCGATGTTGTTGTACTCGAGGAGAGAAACATAAGCTCCCATATCGGCAATGTTCTTCACCTGGATCATCACCGCCATATCCACCTCTGGGTATTTCGCCTCGTACATCCGACACTCGAGATTCGGTGTTTGACTCGCCATGATTGGTAGATTTCGATACTGCTTGAGCTCACGCGAATTCACTCTTCGTTGAATCGGGTAAAGCTACGAGGCGGAGACACTTAGGGTTTTAGACTTTTTAGGCGACGGAGCAAATCAGACAGGTTTCTAGAGATAAGAAATGAGCAAGGAACACAAACGGAAAATGAGTCGACTTGCGTCAAAGATGCCAAGTTAAACGGCACCGTGTCAGTTAAACAATTAGGTTTTAATTGGGCCACAAGATAGTTTCAAGGGGTTAGGGGTTAAAAGCCTATTCGGGTTTCAGACATTTTCGGCCCAACTTCTTTCACAACGTAAGTTTGGATTGATTTCCTTTGCTTATTCATGAATTGCGTTTAAACCGGAGCAAACTAAACTAGAGCTCGAATCCACATTTGGCAGTCCAAAAACATTCTGACCGAACCGATGTAGAATCGATCACCAGGTGGGTTTGATGAACCTTATACCAGAATATAAAGTTATGTGATCATGTCTTTTGTCTCTTACAGAAAAAGAAGTCTACTACCTCACAAAATCGTAAAAGCTAAAGAACTAAACATAAAGTAGACACATATAGAAACACAGTAGACACAAGAGTCCCTCGAAGCTGCTTACCCTTCCAGAAGCATCTGATTGAAATGCCATGTTCCTGAAATTACCCACAAGCATTCAAAGACATATATTAAAACCAAGTTTGAGGCACGACGTAGGATGAATAAGTggattttcttgttcttttataaatttatagatTAGAACAAAATGTGAGAGATTATTTATGTACCGTGTCCTTTGCCAACTCGTCGCAGTTGAGCCACATATTCTGAGATCAACTTGATTGCTTCCACCTgagaaatgttttattttatcaaaaattccTATTAGATTCTCTTTGATAGCTTATATACAACAGTAGCTCTTTGCCACTAACATAGAACACCAAATAAATTACCTGCTCTGTCAGAAACTCGCTCTCAATAAAATCTGCCAAGTGGACATCATTGTTCTTCGAAGCAACCTGTTGAAGCAAAGCATTACCAAACTGAGAACAGTTCTTGCCGAGTGAAGATTAGATTTACTTCTCAAATACGGATTTGACATATATAGTATGAACTCAAGAAGAGATGGTCTTTACACTGTGAAGGTTTAAGAGCTTCTCATTAACTAGTTTCTCCAGTGACAGAGCAAGCTCCATGCCTGCAACAACAAATCACAGAATTGTATGTTAAAATTCCTATATCCATTGAGACTTGAATCTCCATATGAGAGATACATTTTCATAATACTTAAGAACTCAGATAAAATTCAGTCTTTGCTAGTGAAAATATGCAATCTCTTCAAAAGCTTAACAAAATCATTGGTGTCAATATCTAATTTCTTAGAATGTGGCAGACATATGAAACTAAAGAAGTTTTTTCACTTGGGATTATTAGTGTTAGCATTTTTGAGCTTACCATAAAGAGCATCTCCTTTGTCAACATGTTCAAACTCTGAAAGAGGCATTACAATGGACTGTAACTTAACCCTCCCACCACGTTTGTTCTGCAATTCatggaaaaaaactaaaacatgttAGAACCAAATTAGCTCCAATAAGGTAAACAAATGGAAATAACTTTCATAAGACCTGATACTCCATTAACTTCTCAGCATGCTCTCTTTCTTCCAAACTTGATTCCTTAAAGAACCTGATTCCATGAAACCAACAATTAACTAtggataaacaaaaaaaatccgaaaatATCAACACTCTTGAATAACCGGAGACTCACTTGGCAAGACCTTTGAGCGCGATGTTATCCCGATCAAAGTAAGCATACATAGCGTGATACACATACGAGACATTGTATTCCACACTGCAACCAAAATCCATTGAAGAATTTCAAATTCACAGGTTCATAAACAATAAGCAGAATCAACATGAGGTTCCAAGTTACCAAATCTTATAGCCAATCAACCAGATTATAATACCGAATCTAAGAGACTGGGGTGAGAAAGAATAACCTACTTGATCTGCTCGTTAATGGCGGCTTCGCACTCGTCTGAGTACTTTTGTCGAGCGAGTGAGAGATGAGAGCTGGTAGGGACGAGATCGAGCTCCTTTTTTACTTCCTTAAACGGCTCGAAGACAACGCCGCTTAGCGCGTCGGTGGTTGAGCTTTTAGATGCGCGAAAAGAGAAAGTTAAGTTTCCAGATTTTCCAGAAGAAACTCGAAGATTCGATGAAATGGAAGGTAACAAAGGAGACACATCCTTCTTCACGCCATGGAAATTCACCAGCGAgagagctgaagaagaagatgaagaaacagtCTTGAGAAGCATTTTGACTCGTTTGGATTGAAACAAAGTAGGAAAGTTTTCTTCGCGAGAAAATTGGAGAAGACGAATGGATTTTTCGTGAGGCGAGGGAGATATATGTAAAAGTGAGATTGTGATGTGTTGATGATGAGGCTGCGGATGAGAGACACGTGTACGTACGAGATCGTGGGATGGGTCATGGCGCGTGGCAAGCTTGTGGTTCAACTGCGTTGctggaattttttttctttttctttttgtcgttgctggaattttgtttatccgtgacttatttgttttgaagctgtataattttgttttatgtgatgaaaattgaaattgcagcttcaaaatctctttcactaattacttaattaagtaaataatcatttatttaatagaaaaTCTCTTGTAATTTGTGATTAgtgaataaaaaagttaacagAACAactaaaatactaaaattaaatatccCTTAAAATTGGAACAAATAAGAAAGAGTGCATAAGGAAAACAATTTGGTTTTAtgcaatttaaattaaaacaaacaaaaacaacaagtaATTGGTAAATATGATTGGCACATTCCTCAAATTGAAGATTCTGTTTTAGaggagagaacaaaaaaaaaacatatacactCAAAAATCTTCATAACAAGATATtattaaccaatcaaaatcattaccactaaaaaaaaaacacaattttagTTGTTAATTAGTAACCATAATCCAGTTCTTCTACCTGTTCATTGAGAGATGCTAACTCTATATAAGCTGATAATGTAGGCTAACACTTCTCATCATCTCTTAGAACAAGTATTgataaacaacaattttttttttccatacaCCTTAAACTCAATAATAAGATGGCAAGCATTGCTTTTGTGTTTAAGGTTTTATGTGTATCTTTCTTGTTCATATTTGTTGCAAGTCGTCCTACTATCCGACCAAAAACGTTTAACGTCCAACGTCATGGTTCTAAGCCGGACGGAAAAACTGATAATGCCAATGTATGTAAACGagaatttttctaattttttttttaccattaaTTAGTTATGAGATGAAAATCTATGCACATTAGCACAactataaacatatatgacaaatatacaaaccaaaaagataaatatatatttttaatttattgtattttaacatatatatatcattcttAACACATACAAAATCAGGTATTCACAAGTATATGGAGTCGTgcatgcaaaagaaaaagtggaAGTAGTAAAATCTATGTACCAAAAGGAATATTTTACCTCGGTGGTGTAGAGTTTGTGGGTCCATGCAAAAATCCTATTGAATTCGTCATTGATGGAACTTTATTGGCTCCTGCAAATCCTAGTGATATTAAGCAAGATACATGGATCAACTTTAGGTACATCAACAATCTTTCTATCTCCGGTTCCGGTACACTTGACGGCCAAGGAAAACAATCTTGGCCACTCAATGACTGCCACAAAAATCTCAATTGTCCTAAACTAGCTATGGTAACATATCTTAAACTTTTTCACTTATTTACATTTAAAGCGTATTACAAAACGTACATGTGATATTTATACACAACTTTATTAgaatttttggtctttttcaTTTGAGAAATTAACAAGTCTTATAATaaacttgaatttttttatagactATGGGATTTGCATTCGTGAACAACTCAAATATCAAAGACATAACATCACTCAACAGCAAAATGGGAcatttcaacttcttctccgTCCATCACTTTAATATTACCGGCGTCACTATAACAGCTTCCGGTGATAGTCCTAACACCGACGGTATCAAGATGGGTTCATGTAGCAACATGCACATCTCCAACACAAACATCGGTACCGGAGACGATTGTATTGCCATTCTCTCTGGAACCACTAACCTCGATATCTCTAATGTTAAATGTGGTCCCGGACATGGGATCAGTGTTGGAAGTTTAGGGAAGAACAAAGACGAGAAAGACGTGAAAAACTTAACAGTAAGAGACGTCATTTTCAACGGTACAAGTGATGGTATTCGGATCAAGACTTGGGAATCTTCAGCTTCAAAAATCCTCGTTTCGAACTTTGTGTACGAGAATATTCAGATGATTGACGTTGGAAAACCAATCAACATCGATCAGAAGTATTGTCCTCATCCTCCTTGTGAACATGAGCAAAAGGTTAACATTCTATTCAAAAAACAAGCTTCATCATTCTCTTATTTCATCAAAagaataagaacaaaaatataaaagacaacttgtgtttatttttcttcaggGAGAGTCTCACGTTCAAATCCAAGATCTTaagttaaaaaacatatatggaACGTCAAAGAACAAAGTGGCAATGAATCTTCAATGTAGCAAAAGCTTTCCGTGCAAGAATATTGAGCTAATTGACATTAACATAAAAAGTAATGGACTTGAAAATAGTTCTTCCATTGCAGTTTGCGAAAATGTTGATGGTTCTATGAGCGGTAAAATGGTTCCTCAACATTGTCTGAATTGATTTGACGAGCCATCAAAATAATAACGATGTGTTGTGTATATGATACTTTCATTTATgaataaaccaaattatttgatgtataggataatgtttttttttataaccgAAATTccaaattaaaacataaatatgtatataagctttcagataaaataaaaaattaacatcCATAATCTACAAGAAATTGTATTTTCTGAAAATCGAATAGAAACACATGATTAAACAATTGGACGAAAGAATTTCTACATAAATCTCTGAATAAATTCAATAAATCCGGTTCATCTGAAGAAACTAAATTGAACCATACTCTGGTTCGGTTTTTAAATGGGCcgtttgagatttgagaagGCCCATAGTTGATAACATTCAGGCTTCAAATTGCAAatgatatacaaaaataatttatgcGGCTTATTCGTAAGAATTACTAAGATTAAGGGTACAATTGAAATTTCGATTGAACCAACGGCGGATGTGAAATCAACAACAGCGACGACTGCAGCCGTGCCGAGCactcatctcttcttctctctcagtCTCGCTCGCCATCTCCGTGGAGATCCTCGGACATGGTCATGAGATCGTAAGAGAGAATCttcaaaaaattgaaattggaaATCGATAAGCTAGGAGCTAAGGAGAAATGTCGGGGAAACTTTGGATCCCGAGATTTATTCTCATCACTCTACTGTTTATTAGCTCACGAGTTAACTCTCAATGTGAATTCAGTTTCACTGGACGCAACAAGGTCTTTCATTTCAACCTAGCATCTTCGATTCGGAATTATCCTCACGGTGTGCTCAGCGAAGATGGGTACTTTCGCTTTTCCTTTTGTCCCAGATTCCATTTCTTATATGCTTGAAGTTCgctttcaatttcaaattctGTACATCTTATGAAATTATTATGTAGAATGTTGCATTTGGTATTGTGATTTGTACTGGATGGTGTTAAGTTAAAATGTTCGTCTATGTTACTTCATTTGTGTTGTGCTTATACTAAATGCAATAATTGGATAAGCAGGTTTTATAAAGTGGAAGCGAACAGTTCCGTGTTATGGTTTCAGGTTGTCTTCTACATCAGGTTACACTTTGTTTCTGTATTTTTCTCTGTTACACTGATCATAACATCTATGATCCTGTATCTTGGATTTCTCGCGTGCCTGTGTAATTCATCTTGTTGTATGTAATTTCTGATAACTGGTAACAAGGAAAAAGGAATAGATAGGTTAATGGAACAGTAGAGGAAGAACGATACGTTGCTTAGATTAGGAAAGCATTTAGAGTTAAGGTGGTTCTGATTTGAAGATGTATAACTGCTTGGTAGTCATACTGCCGTTTATGTTTTACACTACGCCATTGTGATTtatgtttgttattttttttgtaaaccgTCTTGTGGAACAGCTTTGTGACGTGCTGATTTTCAATCATGATCCCCCTCGATGTGTTGGTTGCGAAGTAAGATATTTGGCTACTTTTCTTGTCTTGATCTATCCTTCTACAGaaaaagtttctattttaACTTTGAGAATCTCAATCAGTCTCTGTGACTTTGCTTTTCTTCACTTAGGATTGTGGAGGTCCATCTCACTGCGGAACGTCATGTAGTGCACTTGTGTCAGAAAATGTAAGAGGTATTAAAATCACACTCTGACAGCATGTTATCTTAATGTATATTATGTAGCTCAGTAGAGAATGATAAGGTTGCAGATTGCACAATGCTTTTGTGCTAATGAAGAGTTAAACCAtcttaaaaatctaatcattTGCAGGGTATGATGTATGCACTTCTCTAGGGCATGCCTCAAGCACAAAAGTTGATATTATTGGTAAGGTTTAAGATATGTGAAAATTGAGACTATTTTCACCCTGTGTTCTAAGTTGTGAAAAAGCTAAATTGTTAATGCTGTTTTCTCCCAACTTCGTTTGCAATAATAATGTAATAAATGTGCCTcaggatttttgttttgaatatggTAGATAAAGAGGATCCTGGCAAAGGCGTCATTGTTCAGATGTCAACTGGAAATAGGAACCAAAATTGCTCGCTTTCAGTTTCTGTTATTTGCCAGAAAACTAAAGTTGATGTAAGGATTTGTATATCAGACATCCTACTTAAGCGTATGAATTGAAGTTGATTTTAGGAGTTTTTAAGACGTAAAACCTCGttcaccattttcttttctcaggGACCACTCACTTTGGCGAAATCTGGTACCTGTCAGTATGTGAGTGTTCAGTAACTCATCTATTTGCTCTTTTCCTGTAGCTTTCAAATTACCAAGtgtgattgtttcttttgtgaatTTTATGGGTTTTAAGTTTGAAAACTGAGTTTTTATTTGCATCTCAATATCTTGATTCTTAAGAAGTATGGACTCTGGGTAGTTATGGTCTTGTTTCACTGACAGGCTACTCAGCTGCGACATCCTGCCGGTTGTGCAGCAGCTATATCCGGCCATAGTAGTGGATGGGGCTGGTTTAGTACCTTACTAATCATGTGAGCAAACCAATCTTTTTAATGTGAGGCCTATTGGAATATGTTTAGATATCGTGGgaatcaaaaatgaaatgttCTTATCTTTCTCAGTATCTTGTGCCTGTTTGGAGCTTATCTGGTGGGTGGTGCAGTATATCGGTATTTCTCCCTTGGAATTCGTGGCATAGATGTATGTTTCACTACCTTCCTTTATATATGCAAGTTTTTCTCATGTACTGATTCTATCACAATTGAAA
It encodes the following:
- a CDS encoding S-adenosyl-L-methionine-dependent methyltransferases superfamily protein (S-adenosyl-L-methionine-dependent methyltransferases superfamily protein; CONTAINS InterPro DOMAIN/s: Protein of unknown function DUF248, methyltransferase putative (InterPro:IPR004159); BEST Arabidopsis thaliana protein match is: S-adenosyl-L-methionine-dependent methyltransferases superfamily protein (TAIR:AT3G56080.1); Has 1258 Blast hits to 1230 proteins in 178 species: Archae - 2; Bacteria - 211; Metazoa - 31; Fungi - 46; Plants - 944; Viruses - 0; Other Eukaryotes - 24 (source: NCBI BLink).), whose product is MAISVQHVVVLLLSTLLIAITFFLFTSDNARFPFPSLSTTDYYTPIPKSPIPHRIVDVSSDQTPQKMKLNTSLEVGELKWDLCKGAESVDYIPCLDNYAAIKQLKSRRHMEHRERHCPEPSPKCLLPLPDNYKPPVPWPKSRDMIWYDNVPHPKLVEYKKEQNWVKKEGEFLVFPGGGTQFKFGVTHYVEFIEKALPSIKWGKNIRVVLDVGCGVASFGGSLLDKDVITMSFAPKDEHEAQIQFALERGIPATLSVIGTQQLTFPSNAFDLIHCARCRVHWDADGGKPLLELNRVLRPGGFFIWSATPVYRDNDRDSRIWNEMVSLTKSICWKVVTKTVDSSGIGLVIYQKPTSESCYNKRSTQDPPLCDKKEANGSWYVPLAKCLSKLPSGNVQSWPELWPKRLVSVKPQSISVKAETLKKDTEKWSASVSDVYLKHLAVNWSTVRNVMDMNAGFGGFAAALINLPLWVMNVVPVDKPDTLSVVYDRGLIGVYHDWCESVNTYPRTYDLLHSSFLLGDLTQRCEIVQVVAEIDRIVRPGGYLVVQDNMETIMKLESILGSLHWSTKIYEDRFLVGRKGFWRPAKPELR
- a CDS encoding Eukaryotic translation initiation factor 2 subunit 1 (Eukaryotic translation initiation factor 2 subunit 1; FUNCTIONS IN: RNA binding, translation initiation factor activity; INVOLVED IN: translation; LOCATED IN: nucleus; EXPRESSED IN: 22 plant structures; EXPRESSED DURING: 13 growth stages; CONTAINS InterPro DOMAIN/s: Nucleic acid-binding, OB-fold-like (InterPro:IPR016027), Nucleic acid-binding, OB-fold (InterPro:IPR012340), Ribosomal protein S1, RNA-binding domain (InterPro:IPR003029), Eukaryotic translation initiation factor 2, alpha subunit (InterPro:IPR011488); BEST Arabidopsis thaliana protein match is: eukaryotic translation initiation factor 2 alpha subunit (TAIR:AT5G05470.1); Has 4919 Blast hits to 4230 proteins in 1696 species: Archae - 235; Bacteria - 3462; Metazoa - 170; Fungi - 142; Plants - 94; Viruses - 32; Other Eukaryotes - 784 (source: NCBI BLink).) → MASQTPNLECRMYEAKYPEVDMAVMIQVKNIADMGAYVSLLEYNNIEGMILFSELSRRRIRSVSSLIKVGRIEPVMVLRVDKEKGYIDLSKRRVSEEDIQTCEERYNKSKLVHSIMRHVAETLSIDLEDLYVNIGWPLYRRHGHAFEAFKILVTDPDSVLGPLTREIKEVGPDGQEVTKVVPAVTEEVKDALVKNIRRRMTPQPMKIRADIELKCFQFDGVVHIKEAMKNAEAAGNEDCPVKIKLVAPPLYVLTTQTLDKEQGIEILNKAIAACTETIETHKGKLVVKEGARAVSERDEKMLTEHMAKLRLDNEEMSGDEDSGDEEEDTGMGEVDLDAGAGIIE